Genomic DNA from Salvia miltiorrhiza cultivar Shanhuang (shh) chromosome 1, IMPLAD_Smil_shh, whole genome shotgun sequence:
GTACATACATTTCACACATAGATCCTTTTTTCCATATTGTACAATCATGGAATTGAGTTACAGTTACCTTGTGtatctgaattttaaaaaaatagagaggAGGAGATGGCTTAAGGATGATGCTTGTTCACTTATTTCTAGTACTTGTCATGATGACCCTTGTCACATAGTTGAGCTTGTTGCATTAATGCGTATCTAAAATGAGAGAACTGATAAGCTACTTTTTTCCGGAATTTCAGGGAGCATTGCTGGTTGTTGGTTATCTTTATCACAGTTCAGGTTTGTTCTTGGTTTTTTCACACACACCGCTGTACCCCAGGAAATCAATCTTATGTACTTGTTCCAATAATTATATTAGGAAGCTGGCAGGAAAAATATAAGGATGATGGAAACATTCCTTTTAATAGGTCACTTTAGTTAAAGAGTGTTTGGAGGTATATTCAACCATTGAGGTTATATCATTTTTCCTTTGTTCTTGACAGGTAGCAGGAGTGGTGACATAAATAGTTTAAGTAGACTTGAAGGTAAGTACCTATGATTCAAAAGTGTTGTATCTGTTATTTACCCGATTTGTTTTGGTGAATTATGAATAAATAATGCATGCATGTATAGAAGGCTTCATTCTTGTACTTGCAACCATTATATCTTCAAAATTTCTTGGTTTTTCAATTGGTTTAATGAAGCTGGTACTACAGGTTTCACCAGATTTTGACATTTTGTGATATTCTTTGGTGCCAAGATGCATGTCGGGGGTTTCACCAGAAGTAATCGATGTTCAAGATACGAATTTTGCATATGATGTTGAGGAATGCTGTTTTATGTGGGAAAATGGGCTTTACGGCTATATATAGCATTGCATGTGTGATCTATACCTCTTTCTTGGATAAAGGAAACACGCTTGTCTGATGTGTATATCAATTACCAATCAGTCTTCCGTCTAGCTTTTCATCCTATTCCTTGTTCTCATCTATATGAAACATGGATTTTGCTATTAGATTACATGTACTTTTGTTAACCCATTAATGCTTATGCAGGTGGTGTTTCTTGTACTCTAGAAGTTCAGAAAATAATACCTATTCTGAAGAAAACATATGGTGACAGCATGAAAAAGGTATTGCATGTTGGTCCTGGAACCTGCTCGGTGGTCTCTCAATTATTGAAACAAGAGGATACAGAAGTCTGGGGTATAGAGCCTTATGAGTTAGATGATGCTGATGCCAGCTGCAAGAATCTAGTTCGCAAAGGCATCGTGCGAGTGGCTGATATCAAATTTCCCCTTCCGTACAGGCCTAAGACATTTTCCCTCGTCATAGTTTCAGATGCATTGGATTACTTGTCTCCTAAGTATCTTAACAAGACTGTTCCACAGCTAGCGAGGGTAGCTTCTGATGGCTTAGTTATATTATCTGGTAATACTCCAGCACCCGGTTTCTTATGTGCTTCCGTAATTCTAGAGATTTATAAGTAAAAAGAGTGTGTGAACGAGATTAAGCTATTTTATAAATGTAGTCATAGTTTTTCCATCTCAATATTGGAAAAGTCATATATCATACAATATTTTCATAGTGGTTCCAGAGGTTACAATTGGACCACTTGGTTCCATGTTAAATCATTCACATAACTTACAGCAGCTTTCAGCATTTCCAACGTTGCAATTgcatataggtcttcttttgtaAATTTCTGAAGTTAGGAGGCAGTGTTACTAACTGTAACATAAATGCTTGCAGGTTACCCAGGTCAGCAAAGAGCTAAAGTGTCGGAGCTTTCCAAGTGGGGGCGCCCGGTAATtgtcaaaatttattttatttttggcacTTATTAATAGgctttttttcttcaaataccTGACGAAATGACTATAATCCCAATGCTATTTGTATCTATACATATGCAAGTGTTTATAGCTGATCAGTCTATGAAAAATCTTACAACTTATAGAAAATTTTGCTAGTCAGATATCTGATATTTGCTGTTTCACGATTAGGGTAATGAATCATTAAACCAAAGCACCAAGAAAAAGTTGTGATCTGCAACTCAGTTTCAATTGTTTCTAAACAAGCACCTATATCTCTCAAGTAAGGAccttttccattttaagttatACATGCCACTCCTTTTTATTCCTCACCTAGCTAGATTCTCTTCTGCTTCTTATGTACAGAAAGCTAAGAAATTGGATAGAAAACCAAAACAAACAATTTGAGCAGAAGACAAAGGAAGCTAAATCAAATGTTTTTGATGCTACAGGCAAGGTAATCAAACATTCTAATTAGTAATTACACCAGTTGTGAAACTAGATTTATATCAGCTTTCTCCCTCTTCTCATACTATACTCTCAACAAATAAAGACTTCGCAGCTTGAAGTTGCAGGGAACGGGGAGTCATGAATGACACTTTGAAAGAAATGTTTTCTTGCCTTTGCCGTCTAATGTGATTCATGATGTAGTGTGAAACAAAAGTCAACatattgtttgttatctttttcttgtccagttttcttttatttcacatatt
This window encodes:
- the LOC131006683 gene encoding probable pectin methylesterase CGR2 yields the protein MTVGHGRTQPLQRHITADGIEIWVPVPEVPVYGPMVDTDVENESSDDRVYRLIDEYESQESEPSEETEPREDMEYVSLYSYWKGFFSSLLSIGIFVVGALLVVGYLYHSSGSRSGDINSLSRLEGGVSCTLEVQKIIPILKKTYGDSMKKVLHVGPGTCSVVSQLLKQEDTEVWGIEPYELDDADASCKNLVRKGIVRVADIKFPLPYRPKTFSLVIVSDALDYLSPKYLNKTVPQLARVASDGLVILSGYPGQQRAKVSELSKWGRPVIVKIYFIFGTY